The sequence TCGCTATAGCGTGCGCGGTAATTTTCCCACAATCATAAAAAATATTTTTAGGGGTTTTTGAAAAATTTCAATAGATAGTTTCTCTAAAATTCACAACATCTTAAATAAATAGAATATAAGTTTCATGCATGATTTATTAATGGTATATCTAAACGCTTACAGAGTTTTTTAAAATCTAATAGAATATTGGAATTATTTTTTAGTTCTAAATAAACAATATTTAAATTTTCAAGCTGTTGTTTATTCTGTTCGCTTAGGGTATAAGCTATAAAAATATCTGTATCTCTTGCAATGACCGCATCAGCACTTTCGGGATTGCCTTTACTCATTAATTTAACTTCTACCCTATAAACTTTACTCCTATCCTTATTATAAAGTTTAAAATCTACTTCTCTATCATACTCCAATTTTTTGTCTTTCTTAAAATTAGTTGCATCAATATGACTTTCTGAAATACCGCAACGCTTACACAATTCTAACATTAAAGGCTTTTCAATTCTTTTACCTATCATAGAATATGCACTTCCTCTCAAAGCAATTTTCTTGGTTGCTAAAGCATTAATAACAAGCAAGCTTTCTTTTAAATCTAAATTAACACTAATATCCTTATAGGTAATTTTAATATTGATACCTAAATCTGCCATATTGTTATTTTCTAAGTTCTGCAATATTTCATATAGATATTTTAAATTATTTTGTGCAATATCTAAAACAACTTCTTTAGTAGAAGTCCCATAAGTATTAAAAATGGTTTTGATATTGGTTCCGCACAGAATGGCTATATCTTTTGGATCTTTATTATTCATAACATATTGCTGATACCAACTAAAATCTATAGATTTATCATGCATTTTTGTGTAAATAATATCTTTAAAAAAAGATATAGCAAAATCTAAAAACTCTGTGTTAATAGTGTTTAGAACTACTTCTCTATAATCTTTTCCTTTTAAGAGTAAATTAATCGTATGATTTAAAGCTAATTCATTAAAATTCATTTTTAGATTTCCTTAAAACCAAGTTTGATTAGATTTTGAGCATATTTTGGATGTTGTTCACATAATAAAGGAATACGCCCCATAGATTTTGCAACCATTCCAAAAGTGCCACTACCGGCAAAAGGGTCACATACAACTTCATTTTCAAAAGAGTAGTAATTTAGCACTCTTTCACAAAGACTTTCAGGGAATACAGCCGGATGGTCTTTACTAGACTTGGGAGTAATATACCAACAATTGGTAGTTTCTATAGGCAATTCTTTTTTTCCAAATAAAGTATTATTTTGTTTGCTTGGTTTTAATCGTTTTTCAGCTATTTTAATATTTTTATCTAGTAGAAAAGGGGCTTTTTTACGATAAACTAACAAACTTTCACTCACACAATTAGGCTTGTATCCTAAAGGTTTTTTATTTTGTAAATATCCTCCAATACGATTAGGCACACTAAAATCAGGTTTAATCCATAGGATTTCATCTACAAAGTAAAATCCATTGTCAATTAAAATTTGATGGAAATCAAAATGAATAGGATAACGCACGCTTTCAAACTCACGCCCAGCTCTCTTGGTGATCACAGGTGAAACATTAATGATAATAAAACGCCCCTCTTCTAACACTCTAAAACAAGCCTTTAAACTTTGAGACATGGCATTTAGATAATCTTTGTAATTTTTATAATCACTATAAATTCTAGCATTATAGTAAGGTGGTGAAGTAAAAATAAGATTGATAGAATTAGGGGCGATTTTATTGAGCGTTTGTGCATTATCCCCAATTAATAAAGAAGGTTTTTTAATAATATTTTCTATAATTTTTAAAGGTGGTTTTTTGGTGTGGCGATAGTCATAGTATTGTTTCATTTTTTGCATGTTTTCATTTTGATAGTATTGCAACAAGTCATCGCATAATTTTGCGAATCGCATATCCTTAGATTTATATAAAGCAGTGCGTAAAAATTGATAAACAACTTCCATGTAATGTTCTTTAAAAGCTTCTTGCTTTAAAAAATTATAAATAATATCATCATCAAGTTGCCTACCAATAGAGCTTACTATCTCTCTTTTTAGATCAATACTTAAATCTTGTTTAAACAATTCTAGCAATTTATTTAAATGGTCTTCGCTAGGGTTAGAACCCATATCCTTAATATGTTTAATTGTGTAAAACTCAAGGTTTTTAATAAAACTATATGGTTTATTTTTTGATATTGTAGGCATAAAAGACTCTTTATTAAAAATATTAGATAGATTGTTTCTATAATCATAGAGTTTTAAGCAAACTCCCTAATCTCTTTCTCTAAAGCGTTAATAAAAACGCTTGAATAGGATTTTTCTTTAGGGAATTTTTCTAAAAAATCGCTCAATAATCCAAGGTATTGCTCCTTATTTAAAGCGCCTTTTAACACTTCGTATTTTAAAAAAAGCCAGTAAGTGTTAAGCGCATCGCTTTGGCAATAGCTATCAATAATGCCTTTTTTCTCCTTTTGGCTTAATTGTGGGTTGTAATAAATCGCATGCACCAAATCCCCGCTCACATCAAATTTACCAGGAATATTCATCATAGAGCAAACGCCATTTAAATTCAACCCCCTAACGGATCCATAATGGCTCAAGCTATCCATTAAATCCAAATGAAACTGCTCGCTATAGCGCGCGCGGTAATTTTCCCATTTGTTTTCTTGGTTGTAAAAAGCGTCTAAAGTTAAATTGTATTTAAGGGCTTTGAGCGTGAGTAGGGGAATATCAAAACCTCTGCCATTGAAGCTTATCAAGCGCGGTTGCTTTTCATTAAAGTATTTGAAAAAGTCCTCTAAAAGCTCTTTTTCGCTCGCAAAATCTTCTCTGTTTTCGTGTTTTTGACCAAAATTCCCCACTTTGAGAAACTTCCCATAATCATCGCCTATGACCGCTGCAATAGAGATAATTTCATGCAAATAAAGAGGCAAAAACTCGCTCCCGCTTTTTTCTTTTTGCTTTTCAAAACTCCGTTCACAGATTTTTAACGCATCATTTTCTTCTAATTGAAAATGCTCTTTACACAAGCTCACGCTAGGAATGGTTTCTATATCAAACACGCACAACATTACACGCTCCTTTCGCCTTTTAACATTCTTGTTTCGCTTTTATTATATAACAATTAGTCTTATAGCGCTATAGTGCCAATTTTTAATATCAAAACTATATAACCAAAAATTAAAAAACTTATTTGGAGAATTGGAAGTGGAAGAAATCATTGTCGCTCTTGTGGGCCAACCTAATGTGGGGAAATCCTCCCTTATCAACGCTTTGAGCAACGCCCATTTGAAAGTGGGGAATTTTGCCGGGGTTACCGTGGATAAAATGGAAGTGAGTTTGATTCATAAAGAGCGTCAAATCACTATCATTGATTTACCTGGCACTTACGCACTCAATGACTTCACCACTGAAGAAAAGGTTACTAAAGATTTTTTAGAAAAAGGGCAATACGATCTCATTCTTAATGTGGTGGATTCCACCAATTTAGAACGCAATTTAGCTTTAAGCGTGCAGCTGTTAGACACGAATAAAAAAATGCTTCTTGCGCTCAACATGTGGGATGAGGCGCAAAAAGAAGGCATTAAAATCAATACAGAAAAGCTTTCTCAAGAATTAGGGGTTGTGTGCGTGCCTACAAGCACAAGATCCAAAGAAGATCGCTTGAATACAGAGCTTTTATTAGATGAAATTGTCAGGCTTTATTCTCAAAACACCACAAACAATGAAAGTATAAAAGTCCCATCTCAAAGTTTTAAGGAGTCTTTAAAATACAGCCAGAGCGCTCAAAGAATCGCTCAATTAGTGATCAGTGAAGACAAACAAAATGCGAGCTTTGAACACACTTATAAGATTGATAAGATCTTAATGCACCCTCGTTATGGGATTTTCATTTTTTTAGGGTTTATGTTTATCATTTTTTCCTTGAGCTTTTTAATAGGGGGGGGAGTGCAAAAAGCGCTTGAAGAGGGGTTTAAATTTTTGAGCGATAGCGTTAAAGAAAATGTGGCTAATGAAGATTTAGCGTCTTTGGTGGGCGATGGCATTATTGGGGGAGTGGGAGCGACGGTTTCATTCTTGCCTTTAATTGTGGTGTTGTATTTTGGGATTTCTTTACTAGAAACGACAGGCTATATGAGTAGGGTAGCGTTTTTGTTAGATGGGATCTTGCATAAATTTGGCTTGCATGGGAAGAGTTTTATCCCTTTAATCACCGGTTTTGGCTGCTCTGTGCCCGCTTACATGGCGACAAGAACCTTACAAAACTATAACGAACGATTGATCACGCTTTTTGTGATCGGTTTTATGAGCTGCTCGGCAAGACTCCCTATTTATGTGCTGTTTGTAGGCTCGTTTTTCCCTTCTTCAAGCGCGGGGTTTGTGCTGTTTTGTATTTATATTTTGGGAGCGGTTGTGGCGTTAGTGATGGCCAAATTGCTCAAATTAAGCGTGTTTAAAGGACAGACCGAATCCTTTATTATGGAAATGCCCAAATACCGCTTTCCCAGTTGGAGAATGGTCTATTTCAGTATCTATACCAAATCGCTTTCTTACCTTAAAAAGGCTGGGACTTATATTTTAGTGGGAGCGATTTTAATCTGGTTTATGTCTCAATACCCTAAAAGCGATGCGGCTATGAAAACTTATAAACAAGAAAGCTTATTAGTGGATAAAGACACCACTCTTTCAAGCGAAGCTAAAGAAGAAAAATTAAAAGAATTAAAAACCAAATTGGATCAAAAGAATTTAAAAAACAGCGTTGTAGGAAGAGGTGGGGCGTATTTAGAAAAAGTCTTTAGCCCTATGGATTTTGATTGGCGTTTGAGCGTCTCGCTTGTAACCGGATTTATGGCTAAAGAGGTGGTGGTTTCTACTTTGGGGGTGTTGTTTTCTTTAGGGGATCAAAATGAAAAATCTGACGCTTTTAGAGAGATTTTAAGAAAAGAAGTCAGCGTGCCTAGCGGGATCGCTTTTATCGTGTTTGTGATGTTTTATATCCCTTGTTTTGCAGCGACCATTACTTTTGGTAGGGAAGCTGGGGGGATCAAGTTTGTAGCGTATTTGTTCATCTTCACAACCGTTGTAGCGTATGCGTTTTCCTTGATAGCTTTTTATGCGACTCAAATTTTGATTTAATGGCTAGCCGTAAAAAAGGGTTTAAAAACCCTTTATTTGTTCAAAATTCACCCCATTAGAAATATTAAAAAAATTTTATTTTTATTTTTCTCCCAATCTTTTCTATAAACATTCGCATCAATCGGCATTTTTGACAAAAAAGCCAATTAAATTTAATTTAAATAATAATTGTCTCAAAATTTAAGCTAAAACTAATAATAATTATTATAAATTTCGCCTTATTGTAAAAAAAGGAACATTTTTCATAAAAGGTGGTAAATGAAAAGAATTTTAGTCTCTTTGGTTGTTTTGAGTTATAGTGTGCATGGCATGAAAACTCATAATTTGGAAAGGGTAGAAGCTTCAGGGGTGGCTAACGATAAAGAAGCGCCTTTAAGCTGGAGGAGCAAGGAAGTGAGAAACTATATGGGTTCTCGCACGGTGATTTCTAACAAGCAACTCACTAAAAGTGCGAATCAAAGCATTGAAGAAGCTTTGCAAAATGTGCCAGGCGTGCATATTAGAAACGCTACGGGTATTGGAGCTGTGCCTAGCTTTTCTGTTAGGGGGTTTGGTGGGGGGAGTTCAGGGCATTCCAATACGGCTATGGTTTTAGTCAATGGGATCCCTATTTATGTTGCGCCCTATGTTGATATCAGCATTCCTATTTTCCCTGTAACCTTTCAATCTGTTGATAGAATCAGCGTAACCAAGGGTGGGGAGAGCGTGCGTTATGGCCCTAATGTTTTTGGCGGTGTGATTAATGTGATCACTAAGGGCATTCCTACCAAGTGGGAGAGTCAGGTGAGCGAGAGGGCCACTTTTTGGGGCAAATCTGAAAATGGGGGCTTTTTCAATCAAAATTCTAAAAACCTTGACAAGAGCTTAGCTAATAACATGCTTTTTGACACTTATTTAAGAACAGGAGGCATGATGAATAAGCATTTTGGAATCCAAGCTCAAGCCAACTGGCTTAAAGGGCAAGGGTTTAGATACAACAGCCCTACGAACATTCAAAACTACATGCTAGATTCCTTGTATCAAATCAATGATAATAATAAGATCACTGCTTTTTTCCAATACTATAATTACTTTATGGCAGACCCCGGAACTTTAGGCATAGCCGCTTATAATCAAAATCGTTTTCAAAACAACCGCCCTAATAACAATAAAAGCGGGAGAGCGAAGCGATGGGGAGCTGTGTATCAAAACTTTTTTGGGGATACGGATAAAATAGGTGGGGATTTCACTTTTAGCTACTATGGGCATGACATGTCAAGGGATTTTCAATTTGATTCTAATTTTTTGAATGTCAATACCAATCCTAAATTAGGCCCTGTTTATACCGATCAAAACTATGCAGGATTTTTTATCTTTGATCATTTAAGGCGTTATATAATGAACGCATTTGAGCCTAATTTGAATTTAGTTGTCAATACCAATAAAGTTAAGCAAACCTTTAATGTGGGCATGCGTTTTATGACAATGGATATGTATTTTAGATTGGATCAAAGCACATGCGAAAAAACCGATATTTTTAATGGGGTGTGCCGCATGCCTCCTTTTGTTCTTTCTAAAACACCCAGCAACAATCAAGACTTGTTTAACAACTATACAGCGGTATGGTTGAGCGATAAAATAGAGCTTTTTGATTCTAAATTGGTGATAACTCCAGGCATTAGATACACTTTTTTGAACTATACCAACAAAGAGCCAGAAAAGCATGATTTTTCTGTATGGAATATTACCAAAAAGCGTCAAAACGAATGGAGTCCCGGCCTTAACATTGGCTATAAACCTATGGAAAATTGGATATGGTATGCGAACTACCGCCGCAGTTTTATCCCCCCGCAACATACAATGCTAGGCATTAGTAGGACTAATTACAACCAAATTTTTAATGAAATTGAAGTAGGGCAACGCTATAGTTATAAAAATCTATTGAGCTTTAATACCAATTATTTTGTGATTTTTGCCAATCGTTACTATGCGGGAGGCTATAGCCCACAGCCTATCAACGCTAGGAGTCAAGGGGTGGAATTGGAATTGTATTACGCGCCAATTAGGGGTTTGCAATTTCATGTGGCTTACACTTACATTGATGCGCGCATCACTTCTAACGCTGATGATATTGCTTATTATTTTACAGGTATTGTCAATAAACCCTTTGACATTAAAGGGAAGCGTTTGCCTTATGTGAGTCCTAACCAATTCATATTTGACATGATGTATACTTACAAGCACACGACTTTTGGTATTAGTAGCTATTTCTATAGTCGCGCCTATAGTTCCATGCTCAATCAAGCCAAAAGCCAAACCGTGTGCCTGCCTTTAAACCCAGAATACACAGGGGGACTAGAGTATGGTTGTAATTCAGTGGGGTTATTGCCCTTGTATTTTGTGTTGAATGTTCAAGTAAGCTCAGTTTTATGGCAAAGCGGTAGGCATAAAATTACAGGGAGCTTGCAAATCAATAACCTTTTCAACATGAAGTATTACTTTAGGGGAATTGGCACAAGCCCTACAGGAAGAGAGCCAGCACCAGGGAGATCCATTACAGCGTATTTGAATTATGAGTTTTAAACTAGCTTCAAGCTTTTATCGCTTGAATGCTTTTAATATTAAACCATTTTAAAACTCGCCACTAAATTTTCGGTCAATAAATTAAACCCATCTACCAGAATAAACACTAAAATTTTAAAAGGCAGAGAAATCATTACAGGCGGGAGCATCATCATGCCCATCGCCATTAAAATAGAGCTGATCACCATATCAATCACCAAAAAAGGCAAGTAGAGTAAAAAGCCGATTTGAAACGCTGTTTTCAACTCGCTTATCATAAATGCTGGGATTAAAACGCTCAAACTCACCTCATTAGGGGTTTTAGGGTTGGGGAGGTTTCTAATCCTAAAAAAAAGCGCTAGATCCTTTTCTCGTGTGTTTTTAAGCATGAATTCTTTGAAAGGCAGAGTGCTTTTTTCAAACGCTTCGGTGTAAGAAATCTTTTTATCCATATAAGGCTTAATCCCTGTATCATAAGCCTTTTTCAAGCTAGGTTCCATGATGAAAAAAGTCAATATCAAAGAGAGCGAGACTAAAATTTGAGTGGGTGGGGTTTGTTGCGTGCCTAAAGCGGTCCTTAAAAAAGAAAACACCACGATCAAACGGGTGAAACTCGTCATCACTAAAATCAATGATGGGGCTAAAACTAACAGCGTGAGCAGGGCGATGACATTAAGGGTGGTTACAAGCTGTTTAGGATCATTAGGAGCGTTTAAAGAGAGATTGACGCTGGGCAATGCGCTATCAGCGCTCATTAAAGGGCATATTAAAGGGCAAATGAGGATTAAAAAAATGAAAAAACGCAAAATTCTAGCCTTAAATCTTTGATAAAAACGAAGCCAAA is a genomic window of Helicobacter pylori oki112 containing:
- a CDS encoding CfrBI family restriction endonuclease; this translates as MNFNELALNHTINLLLKGKDYREVVLNTINTEFLDFAISFFKDIIYTKMHDKSIDFSWYQQYVMNNKDPKDIAILCGTNIKTIFNTYGTSTKEVVLDIAQNNLKYLYEILQNLENNNMADLGINIKITYKDISVNLDLKESLLVINALATKKIALRGSAYSMIGKRIEKPLMLELCKRCGISESHIDATNFKKDKKLEYDREVDFKLYNKDRSKVYRVEVKLMSKGNPESADAVIARDTDIFIAYTLSEQNKQQLENLNIVYLELKNNSNILLDFKKLCKRLDIPLINHA
- a CDS encoding DNA-methyltransferase, which translates into the protein MPTISKNKPYSFIKNLEFYTIKHIKDMGSNPSEDHLNKLLELFKQDLSIDLKREIVSSIGRQLDDDIIYNFLKQEAFKEHYMEVVYQFLRTALYKSKDMRFAKLCDDLLQYYQNENMQKMKQYYDYRHTKKPPLKIIENIIKKPSLLIGDNAQTLNKIAPNSINLIFTSPPYYNARIYSDYKNYKDYLNAMSQSLKACFRVLEEGRFIIINVSPVITKRAGREFESVRYPIHFDFHQILIDNGFYFVDEILWIKPDFSVPNRIGGYLQNKKPLGYKPNCVSESLLVYRKKAPFLLDKNIKIAEKRLKPSKQNNTLFGKKELPIETTNCWYITPKSSKDHPAVFPESLCERVLNYYSFENEVVCDPFAGSGTFGMVAKSMGRIPLLCEQHPKYAQNLIKLGFKEI
- the feoB gene encoding ferrous iron transport protein B; translation: MEEIIVALVGQPNVGKSSLINALSNAHLKVGNFAGVTVDKMEVSLIHKERQITIIDLPGTYALNDFTTEEKVTKDFLEKGQYDLILNVVDSTNLERNLALSVQLLDTNKKMLLALNMWDEAQKEGIKINTEKLSQELGVVCVPTSTRSKEDRLNTELLLDEIVRLYSQNTTNNESIKVPSQSFKESLKYSQSAQRIAQLVISEDKQNASFEHTYKIDKILMHPRYGIFIFLGFMFIIFSLSFLIGGGVQKALEEGFKFLSDSVKENVANEDLASLVGDGIIGGVGATVSFLPLIVVLYFGISLLETTGYMSRVAFLLDGILHKFGLHGKSFIPLITGFGCSVPAYMATRTLQNYNERLITLFVIGFMSCSARLPIYVLFVGSFFPSSSAGFVLFCIYILGAVVALVMAKLLKLSVFKGQTESFIMEMPKYRFPSWRMVYFSIYTKSLSYLKKAGTYILVGAILIWFMSQYPKSDAAMKTYKQESLLVDKDTTLSSEAKEEKLKELKTKLDQKNLKNSVVGRGGAYLEKVFSPMDFDWRLSVSLVTGFMAKEVVVSTLGVLFSLGDQNEKSDAFREILRKEVSVPSGIAFIVFVMFYIPCFAATITFGREAGGIKFVAYLFIFTTVVAYAFSLIAFYATQILI
- a CDS encoding TonB-dependent receptor family protein, whose translation is MKRILVSLVVLSYSVHGMKTHNLERVEASGVANDKEAPLSWRSKEVRNYMGSRTVISNKQLTKSANQSIEEALQNVPGVHIRNATGIGAVPSFSVRGFGGGSSGHSNTAMVLVNGIPIYVAPYVDISIPIFPVTFQSVDRISVTKGGESVRYGPNVFGGVINVITKGIPTKWESQVSERATFWGKSENGGFFNQNSKNLDKSLANNMLFDTYLRTGGMMNKHFGIQAQANWLKGQGFRYNSPTNIQNYMLDSLYQINDNNKITAFFQYYNYFMADPGTLGIAAYNQNRFQNNRPNNNKSGRAKRWGAVYQNFFGDTDKIGGDFTFSYYGHDMSRDFQFDSNFLNVNTNPKLGPVYTDQNYAGFFIFDHLRRYIMNAFEPNLNLVVNTNKVKQTFNVGMRFMTMDMYFRLDQSTCEKTDIFNGVCRMPPFVLSKTPSNNQDLFNNYTAVWLSDKIELFDSKLVITPGIRYTFLNYTNKEPEKHDFSVWNITKKRQNEWSPGLNIGYKPMENWIWYANYRRSFIPPQHTMLGISRTNYNQIFNEIEVGQRYSYKNLLSFNTNYFVIFANRYYAGGYSPQPINARSQGVELELYYAPIRGLQFHVAYTYIDARITSNADDIAYYFTGIVNKPFDIKGKRLPYVSPNQFIFDMMYTYKHTTFGISSYFYSRAYSSMLNQAKSQTVCLPLNPEYTGGLEYGCNSVGLLPLYFVLNVQVSSVLWQSGRHKITGSLQINNLFNMKYYFRGIGTSPTGREPAPGRSITAYLNYEF
- the fliP gene encoding flagellar type III secretion system pore protein FliP (The bacterial flagellar biogenesis protein FliP forms a type III secretion system (T3SS)-type pore required for flagellar assembly.), which encodes MRFFIFLILICPLICPLMSADSALPSVNLSLNAPNDPKQLVTTLNVIALLTLLVLAPSLILVMTSFTRLIVVFSFLRTALGTQQTPPTQILVSLSLILTFFIMEPSLKKAYDTGIKPYMDKKISYTEAFEKSTLPFKEFMLKNTREKDLALFFRIRNLPNPKTPNEVSLSVLIPAFMISELKTAFQIGFLLYLPFLVIDMVISSILMAMGMMMLPPVMISLPFKILVFILVDGFNLLTENLVASFKMV